The Geobacter metallireducens GS-15 region CACAATGGCCACTTTGCCGTCAAGTTTTCCCATTGATACTCTCCTTACTGTTTCTTAGTGACACAAGTCCCTAAAACCGCGGATAAAAATTTTCTTTCTACTTTATTGTGGTTTTTCTGTAATGACTCCATGCTCAGTATCATCGAAAAGTTTCTCAATTTCAGCGCCCGTCTTTACACCATCTACGACCCGCCCATCGGATAAAACGGTAGTGGGCGTCATGCGAATTCTCAGTTCTTTGAACAGAGTTTTCCCTTCTTCGGCATAGTCCCTGCCGCAGGTTATATCTGCAATCGCAGTACCATTGAAACTTTCTTCCAGAAGTCGCAGCCCTTTATCCATTCCGTCCTGTGCCGCGCACAAAATGGAGTTGGTTACAGCAGAAGCTCGGGGATGAATATCAAGAGGAGTAAGTATGATACGGACCCCTAACTGCGGGTCCTCTTTGGTCAGTGCAACAAGCTCCCGATGGAACTTGGCGCAAAACGGACATTCCGGGTCGGTGAAGACATAAATATTTCTGCTGCCAGTTGCGTTACCGAGGACGAGAGCATTGTCAAGCGGGAGTTTTGATGGGTCAATACGCCGCACCCGATTAAGGGCGGTTGCGGTTACGTCTTTCTTGCTGCCAGTATCAAGTATTCTGCCTGCAATGAGGAATTTCTTCGAAAAATCAAGATATATGATGCCAGTGCTATCATTATGTCTTATTATTATTTCAAATAATCCCCGCACGGGAGAAGGCCCGACCGATTCTACCGTAGTAGCAGGGTCAACATTCTTAACCAAGGCTACGACCTCTTCCTTCTTGATAGTGTGGCAGGCTATGCAGTTTCCACTACATCCTTCCGTTCCCGTTCCGAAACCATATGCCGTCGATACAAACGCAAACGGCAGGAGAATTCTCATCAACCATTTCATATTGCCCCCCCAGAAGAACCGGATCATTTGGTGCACGTTTGCCAGGAGTGATCAATTTGGCAGGATGTTGCATTTCTTTGGCTGAGAAATTAAACCCCTCTCAACTAGGAGAAATCCGCCCCGATTTTATCATCAAGCTTACTTTCAACAGTTACCACAGCATTCGATACGGGAGGCTTGGCAAATAATACTAGAATAGCTCCCAGAAGAGCGATAGTCGCCCCTCCGTATAAGGCCAATACATAGCTGCCGAAACGATCGTAGACGATCCCGGCTAAAAGTGGTGCAATAGCACTGCCCCCATTTGTAAGGGGAAGGGCCACTCCCATGAGTGGGGCAAAAGATTTGACGCCATAATAGTTGGCCAAAATTGTCGGCATGGCAACGAAGCTTGCACCAAAACCGACCCCAACGCAGCAGGCGTAAAGGTAAACCACGGCAGTATTAGTGGCATTTGCAAGCGCAACTGCTCCCAGCAGGGTCGAAAACACAGCCGCACTTAAGATAAACCGCGGCTCTATACGATCACCTAAAATACCGGCAAACAACTTGCCGCCTACACTGCAAAGCAGTAACAAACCGGCGGACAGGGCAGCAAACTGCGGAGAATGTCCAAGGCTGCGCAAATGAATCACACCATGAGCGACACATGTATTAAAGACGGCAAGAAAACTGAAAGAGGCAATAATGATCAACCAGAATATTTTCGTTTTTAATACTTCCCTGACAGGCCAAAATTCGCTCGATTGATATATCCGCGAGGAGCGGACCTGCGCATTGCGGGCAGTGTTTTCAGAGCTTTTTCCCGGCGGCACCCCATCAGGAAACTGTCCCATTGAAGCCGGAGTGTTTCTGACCCCCCCAGCAGCTATAGTTGCAGCTGCCAAACCGGTGGCCACAACTACCAACCAGCCGTTTTTCCAGTTACCGTTGGAAGCGGCAATGATTTTATTCAAAAGTGGAGCTGCAATGAACGAGCCGAAGCCGGCTGCCGAAAGCGCAATAGACATGGCAAGAGCTCTTCGCCTGACAAACCAATTGGTCACACCGGTCTGTATGGGGATAACCGTACCCAAACCAACGCCTGTACCAATAACAACCCCAAAAGTCAGAACATACTGCCATCCCTTCGATACCGTCAGCGCCATAAGCAACGCCCCAAAAGCCACGATCAGCCCGCCTGAGGCAAGGGTAAAACGAATACCTTTTTTGTTGACGCAGTACGCCACCAGTGGCCCAGAAAGCGCCGAGGAGAGGACAAAAAGGGAAAATCCAAGTCCAACGATACTTTTAGTTATTCCAATACTTTCAGCCATATAGCTGTTAATTACACTTGCGCCAACGTAGGGAAAGGTAGCATTCAGAAAATAAATTCCAAAAAACATCCCGACCAGCGTCCATCCGTAAAACCTCGTGGCTTGCTGTGCCATTGCGCCTCCTGCTTAAAGCTGATATAAGACTTTCAATTTGTCGAAGGCAAATTGAATTCCTTCACACCAATTTCACGTAATTTGAATTTTTGAACTTTTCCAACAGCGGTTCTTGGAATCTGAGACTCTGTAACAAACTTTAGGTATCTGGGTATTTTATATTTACCGATTTTACCTTCGCAGAAGGCTATAATGTCGTTTGCGTCTGCCTGTATTCCTTCTTTGAGAATAACAAAGACACCGACCAGTTCCCCCATGCGCTTATCGGGCAGCCCCACTGCAAAACAACACGCAACGGCGGGATGTTGTGTGATTATCTGTTCAACTTCGAGTGGATCGATATTCAAGCCACCGGAAATAATGAGCTCTTTCAGCCTCCCTGTTAACTTCAAATAGCCATTTTCATCCATCTCACCAAGATCTCCAGTCAAAAACCAACCATCCTTGTCAAACGACTTTGCATATTGATCCGGATTGTTATAATAGCCGGGGGTAACATTCCATCCCCGAGTCAATATCTCACCCTGCTGTCCGCAAGGCAGTTCCAACCGGCTCTTTATATCTACAATTTTGATATCACACCCTTCGTTGAATTTTTTGCCTACCGAGTTGGCAATAAGTTCCGGCGTATCGCCAGCTTCGGAAAAGGTTGTCAACCCGGTATTTTCTGTCATTCCGTAGGCAGCAAACAGGGACATGCCAAATTTTTCCGTGATTTCTCTGACCCAAGGTGGGCGTATACGGCGCCCCCCCAATATCCCCTACCCTCATCGACATGAATTTTGCAGGACTGAAATCGCCATCGTTCATGAGCATGGTAAACATTGCAGGGGTTCCAGCAAACATCGTAATATTGTGTTTTTGAACTCCTTCAATTATTTCAGCGGTATTAAATGTTTCAAAAATGACAATCCTCGTGCCAAAGAGCTCACCTAACTTTATAGTGGTCAGGAGCCCGAAATTTGTGAAGAAAGGGGTGCAGCCAAGGATTGCATCATTTTCAGCCAATTGAAACACTTTGCCCATTTTAGCGAAGACCCGATTGCTCTGATGGTGTGTGGTCAACACCCCCTTAGGTACTCCGGTTGTTCCCGAGGTAAATAATACTGTGCTCACATCATGTGGAGTAACGGCTGTCATGGCTGCGTTAAGGTCCTTGTCGGAAATGCCCTGCCCCGACTCAAGAAAATCCGAAAAGCGGAACATTCCCCCATGATTATTCGGACTCAAACAAATCACGGTTTGCAAATAAGGCAACTCTGGCAAAGCGATCTTTCCCGGGGCAAACCCACTCAATCCTGGGCAAACCGTATACAGCAACTCGATAAAGTCGATGCCAACCGCCGTGTCCATTATGAATAGCGCATTAACTTCCCCAGAACTAAGAATCATTTCCAGTTCATGGGTCTTGTAGCGGGTGTTGATAGGCACCAGCCAAGCACCGATCCATGCAACAGCATTTCTGACAACAATCCACTCCGGAATGTTCGTCATCATAATGCCTACCCGATCACCTTTTTTAATACCCGCCCTCAATAACGCTTTTGCCAACTTGGATGAGAGCTCGCGCAATTCCCCCCATGACAGAATTCGATCCTTAAAAATGATCGCCGTTTTGTCACGATCAACCTTGCTGACCGTCTCATGTAGAAGTTGTGCTTGGTTCAAATTGCAATAATCCATGATATCCATAGGACATATCCTCTGCGATGGGGCTCGTTGTAATTGACCGGAAAAACTGCCATCGCCGTGAGATTTGCACCAACGTGCAAATCTCACGGCTACGTTCGTATTACTGCTGGGAAACAAGGTACGATACATTATAAAATGTAGTTTTGTATAATTACACTTTCAGTCCATATCTATATTATTCATTCTAATGAACCAGCTAACTTCAAGTCCACAGAAACCTCAGCATGTCATCAATTACCGCTATTAGGCGCTCTCGCTCCACCATGCAACCATGCTCAGTTACTGGCAAAACAGACCAACCCCACGCAACCGAACGTTCGGTTGCATACATATATTAGTTTTTTTCAGCTCGACATGTCAAGTTAAAAATAGATAAATGGAACAATGTTATATATGATTTTAGATTTAACGGATCGTGTCCTAACGGGTCAATTTTGTAACAGGAGAGGCTATATGGTGAGATGTGAAAGGGGATCAGCAGGAGGAAACGGTTCACATACGAAAAAGACGATATGAATGTGCTTCAAGAGAAGTTTTTTTGTCGTAAGCCCATCAGGCTGTCCGAAATCGACGCCTGATAATCTTCACTGCCATAGCACTGGCCTCAATCCACGCGGGGCAGACATGAAAAACTAGAAAGCGACTGGATCATGAAAGTCCCCGTCGCCACGGCCGCCAATGCACCATCGGGGGCGAAAAGCTCTGCGCGACTGACCCCGATATTCTTCCCGCGCCTGATAACACTGGCATCGGCACGCAGAATATTTCCTCGCACAGGAAGCAGATAATTTACCTTGATTTCAATACTTGAGCAGGTTATGCCAGGGGGAAGCTCACTGAGAATAGCGGAACAGAGAGCGGAATCGGCAAGGTTTGCCAGAAAACCACCATGCACCGTTCCCAAGGTGTTCAGAAACTCCGGCCGTACCGGAAGCTCCAGATGCACAAATCCAGGCTTGTGTCTGACAAGGCGTACCCCTAACCACGTTTGATAATTCTTCTCGGTAAAGGAACGCTCAAGCTCTGTTAAAAGCGCACTGTTTTCCAAGCAAGGTTACTCCCAAATCTTAAGATACTGTCATTGCAATATAATAGATTTAAATATGATCAGAAAATCAATTCTCGGGTAAAAAGTATTCTTCGTAGAGATCTTCCAGTATTTGAAGATGGAGTGATTCCTCTGCCAATAGCTGTCCGAACAGGACATCGTTCTGCGCCCCGCCACTCTCATTGGCCATATGATTGTAAAAATCAATAGCCCCCTTTTCCACATGGATGGCATAGGCTAACGCCTCACGTGCGTCCGAATCAGAATGAAGCATTTTTTTGGGCAAGACATAATGGAGGTTCATAGTCGGAACCGGCCGGGTTAAGGCAGAACTCTCCAATCTTCCCTTTATCAAGGCCTTTTCCAGACGGTTTTTATGAACCAGTTTCGCAAGGGCGACCCGCCTGAGCGTTTTCTTAGCCCATTCATTCCGCACTATGTTCATAGCGTCCAGATAGTTGTGGATGTTGTCAGTCTCAAATTTGACCGCCTTTTTCAACACAGTCTCAAATACGCCTTCATCCTTGTTCTCATACATTGTTTCACCTCCGTTCTCAGCCTTCCCTCTCAGCCTAGTTATCGGTAACCGAGCACTAACCAACCCATGCCCCATATATTTGTAACAATATCTTCTCCCGCGCAAACCATCTATATCGACCGTTCGGTATATTATTAACATACAACCGCACGCTGTCAAGTGCAAAATAGCGACACCATATATGATTAGCCCCAGACCACTTTCACACACTCATTTGTACGTCAGGGTGTCATCTTGTGTGTTGATGCGAAACAGACTTGATGGTGGAGGTATCGTCACCTGGGTACAGAAATAGACGTCCGATACGAGCGGACGGAGAGGTAGTCATTCAAAATTGCAGTTCAAAAAACAAGACCAGTGAGTGCCACATCATATACTGTCTATCTACGTCCTGCCCGGTGGACCCATGTTCATGGGTTGTATCAACGGCGTATTCCGCCCCTGCACTGCAGGCCTTCAATTCGTAGATTACTCTGTCGCTTCGCCATCGGCACAGCAAGCCCATTTTCCCCATATGGCGCATCAGTGGCATTCATTTCCAGCATCCATATTCACCGGGAAGTCCGTTGCAGACAACGCTTCCCTGATCAGTCGCGCAAGCGCTGATTTCCGCTTCTTCTTCAAAAGCCTCATCGCCTTCATTTCTTCATCGGTGACCCTAAATGAGATAACATTGTATCGTGGAAGTCCCTTTATATCCGACATTTTTGCATCCTCCCGAAAAAACCTTAAGCTCTTAACCCTTCCGCCAAGACCTCGGCCACATCCCTGACCCTGACGTTTTCGGCTTTCACGTCCTTGAGTCCATCCTCGAACATGGTCATGCAGTAGGGGCAGGAGACGCAGATGGTATCCGGTTTCTGACGCAGCGCCTCTTCGACCCGCTCCAGGTTTATCCGTTTTCCCGTGTGCTCTTCCATCCACATCCGCCCACCCCCAGCGCCACAGCAAAAGGCGTTGTTGCGGTTTCGCTCCATGTCGGCCGGTGCGCTGCCTGTAGCAGCCCGGATGACATCGCGCGGGGCGTCGTAGACGTCGTTATGCCGGCCCAGATAGCAGGAATCGTGGAAGACGGTGGCGCCCAGGGCCGCCGCTGTGTCAAGTTTCAGCCTCCCCTCCTTTACCAGGTCCCGCAGGAGCTCGGCGTGATGGATCACCTCCAGCTCAAGGCCGTACTGCCGGTAGTCGTTTTTCAGGGTGGAGAAGCAGTGGGGGCACTGGGTAACGACCTTGGTGATCCCTTTTTGCTTGAACAGCTCGACGTTCTCTTTCGCCATTTTGTCGAAGAGGTATTCGTTCCCCAGCCGCCGCACGCCGTCGCCGCAGCATTTCTCATCTTTACCCAGCACACCCCAGGAGACCCCGGCCCGGTCCAGGAGTTGGGCCAGCGCCACCGTCACATGCTTGTTGCGGGAGTCGAAGGAGCCGGCACACCCTACGTAGAAGAGGTACTCGGTTTTCCCCGCCTCGTAGGGTTTGACATCGAGGGTGACGGTCCACTTGGTCCGCTCCGTGGGGGCGATACCCCAGGGGTTGCTCCGTCCTTCCATGTTTTCGAAGAGGTTCAAGAGTTCTTCGGGGAAACGGACATCCTCCTCCACCAGGTGGCGGCGCATCTGAACGATCTTGGGGACATGCTCGATGAAGACCGGGCAGGCCTCCATGCAGGCACCGCAGGTGGTGCAGGACCAGATGGCGCCTTCCGGACAGCTCCCCCCCCCCTCGCCGATCAGGGGAAGCTCCGGCTTCAATCCGTTCTTTAAGTGGTGACCATTTCCCAGCAGATTGACCTTGATCTCATGGATGATCCCCCGCGGGTTGAGGGGCTTGCCGGTGATGCCCGCCGGGCAGGCGTTCTGGCAGCGGCCGCATTCGGTGCAGGAAAGGGAATCCAGGAGGTCCTTCCAGCTGAAGCGGTCCACCCGGGCGACCCCGAACTTCTTGCCGACGGCGAATTCCTCCCGGGGCTGGGTGTTGGGCTGCTCCAACCGCCGGAAGAAGCAGTTGGGGATGGCGGTGAGGATATGGAGGTGCTTGCTGTTGGGAAGGTAGGCCATGAACAGGAGCAGGGCGACGGCATGGGCCCACCAGCAGAACCAGGCGGCAGACTGAAGGCTGAAGGCTAAAGGCGAGGCTTGCAGCAGCCCGGCAACAACCGAGGAGACCGGCATAAACCGGGCGGCGGCCCCGTTCCCTAGGGCAATCTCCGCTCCGTGCAGGCCGAAGTAGGCAAGCATGAGGATGGCGATCAGGCCGAGAATGACAAAGGCCTCGACGGTCCGGGCCTCGGGATAGGGTGGTGACGCCACCCGCCGCACCGCTGCAACGCAGACGGCCACCAGGGCCAGGAGCGACACGATATCCAAGAGCAGCATGAGGGGGTGATAGATTCCCGCGGGAAGTTTATCCAGGGCGACGGCGGGGAACACCCCGTCGAGCAGGAACTCCCCGTTGGCGATGAGCAGGACGAGGAACGACCAGAAGATGACCGCATGGTTGATGCCGAAGGGGCGGGCGACGACCCGCTTCTGGCCAAAGGCGTAGCGGAGCATCTCCACCATGCGCCGGCCGGGGTTATCGAAGCGGTCTTCGCCGGTACCGACGGCCACGAGGCTCAGCCGGCGCCAGCATCCCCAGGCGAAGATACCGAGAGAAACGAGCAGGAGGGGGATGAAGATGGTCGGATTGGGTGTCATGCAAACCTCGTGTAGTTAGTAACCGGGGATTAGGGACTGGGGACCGGTAAAAGCCTTTGCTAGTCCCTAGCTGTTAAGTGCCACGACATCGTGGACAGAAAAATGTGCCAGCACATCGTAGACAAAGTTCTCTGACAATCGAATAGTCGCCACGGCATTCTGTGAACACCACATCAAACTCGGAGGTGTTCATGGAAGATAAAAACAAGCAGCTTCGGGTGTTGGCCGTTCAACGGTTCAGAAACGGCGAAACCCCGGAATCAATTTGCACATCACTCGGCAAGTCTCGTTCCTGGCTATACAAATGGGTTGCTCGCCAGAATGGAGATGACCCTGTATGGAGTGACGAGCGATCCCGATGCCCACAATCCATGCCGAACCGTACAACGGCAGAGATTGAAGAAATCGTCAAAATGGTTCGCCTCAATCTCTACAACAAGGGCTTGTTCTGTGGTGCACAGGCCATCCTGTGGGAGTTGGAGGACCTGGGTGTCAAGCCGTTGCCTTCTACCAGAACCATCAATCGGATTCTTGCAAGGAATGAACTGACACATCGGCGCACCGGCAAATACGAAGCCAAAGGGACGCTTTACCCAGTTCTGCCGTCAGCGTTGCCGAACCAGACGCACCAAGCTGATCTCGTTGGTCCATGCTATCTGACAGGGCCAATTCGCTTCTACAGCCTGAATGTTGTCGATACAGCAACCGTCAGGTGCGGGTTGCACTCATCTCGGTCCAAAGCTGGTCAGATGGTCATTGACGGTTTGTGGGAAGTCTGGAAACGACTAGGCATCCCAGAACGACTCCAGGTTGACAATGCCATGTCATTCTTCGGCAGCCCGACACATCCCCGCGGCATGGGACCACTGATTCGTCTTTGCCTGCATAACGATGTCGAACCATGGTTCATACCCATGGCTGAACCATGGAGAAACGGCATGATCGAAAAGTTCAACGACCGGTACCAACAACGGTTCCTCGGCAAAGTCATCATGACTTCAGAAGAGGAATTGAAAGTCGGCTCACTGACCTTTGAGCAGCGACACAACAGCAAGTATCGCTACAGCAAGCTAAAGGGGAGTACGCCGCTGAAAGCACTGGCCACCTCGCATGTGCAACTGAGGTTCCCGACTGAGGATGAACCTCCCAGGCATCGCCTGAAGAAGCCAGAAGTCGGAAAATATCATGCTGTCCGCCTTATCCGCAGTGACCTGAAGCTGAACATCTTCGGCGAATGCTTCTCGGTTCCACCGGAGACAGCGCTTGAATACGTGGTGGCGACTATCGATGTCAAAGAACAGAAACTGAAACTCTTCCTGGATAAAAATCAGGTCGAGGAATTCGATTACAAACTGCGGTGATTCAGATGAGTGTCCACGATGTCATGGCACAAAAAGTTGTCCACGATGTCGTGGCACTCAACACCTAGCCCCTAGTCCCTGTTCTTTGCTAGTCCCTGTTTTTCTGCAGTTTCAGGTCGCGGATCTGTTCCGTGAGCATGGGGACGATCTGGAACAGGTCGCCGACGATGCCGTAGGTGGCGACCTCGAAGATGGGGGCGTTGCGGTCCCGGTTGATGGCGATGACGACGTCCGAGTCCTGCATCCCCACCAGGTGCTGGATGGCACCGCTGATCCCGCAGGCGATGTAGATCTTGGGACGCACCGTTTTCCCCGTCTGCCCCACCTGCCGCTCCTGGGGCATCCATCCCGCATCGACGGCACTTCTTGATGCCCCCACCACGCCGCACAGTTCGTCGGCCAGTTCCTGTAGCATGGCGAAGTTCTCGGGGGCCATCACCCCCCGCCCGCCGGAGACGATGAAGTCGGCCCCGGCTATGTCCACGTGGCTCTTGCTCTTGGCGTCCCGGATGATTTCGATGACCTTGGTGAAGATGTTCGCTTCCGGGACACTGAACTCTTCCCGGACGATTTCCCCCGCGGTGCTGCCGGTGTGTTCCGGCATGGGCATGACGTTGGGGCGGACGGTGGCCATCTGGGGCCGGAACTTGTCGCACATGATGGTGGCCATGATGTTGCCGCCAAACGCCGGGCGGGTCTGCATGAGGTTCCTTTTGCCGTCGATATCCAGGCCGGTGCAGTCGGCGGTAAGGCCGGTGGAGACCCGGGTGGCGACGGCACCCGCCAGGTCCCGCCCCATGCCGGTGGCCCCCATAAGGATCACCTCCGGCTTGTACTTGGCGATGAGGTGACAGCAGGCCTCCACATAGGATTCGGTGCGGTAGTGTTTAAAGACCGGCGCATCCACCAGGTAGGCTTTCCGGGCACCGTAGGCGAAGGCCTCCCGGCAGAGGTGCTCTACGTTCTCGCCGATGACCATGGCGCACAGTTCCACCCCCAGCTTGGCCGCCAGTTCTTTCCCGACGCCGAGCAGTTCCCAGGAGACCCGGACCGGCTCCCCCTCGGTCTGTTCGATGAAGACCCAGACCCCCCGGTAGGCAGCCAGTTTCTCCGCCAGGGCGGCCGCTTCCGGATCGATCTCCTCTTCCACGGGGTCACCCTGTGCCGCCAGCTCGTCCAATATCTTCCGCTCTTCGGGGGTGAAGTACATCTCCAGGGCGGTGGCCGGGCAGATCTTGACGCATTTCTGGCAGCCGATGCATTTGGCGCTGTTGACAACCGGCTCCCCCGCATCGTTCATGTCGACGCAGTTGACCGGACAGACGCTCTGGCAGCGGGCGCCGCAGGCGATGCAGGCACCGGCGATCAACTGGGCCACGCCACGGGGTTTCTTCATCGGTCTCTTCGCTTCGGTCATTTGAAAACCTCAGGTAACAGATAGAAAATAAACATGTATTGTTTACCGGCTGTCGATTTCGTGCAAGGTCAAGGCGCCCAAGGAATGCCGCGGAGGCGTAGCAGCGCTACGCCGCACAAGAGCAGACCGCAGGGCAACGCCGAGATTGCGCGAAAGCGGCAGCCGTTACAGCGCCAGCAGGTCTTTGGAAAGCAACCTGTCAATCAGCATCCGGGTCGCCGCCGCCGGCTCGGCAATGCCGTCGCCGAGGATCTCACCCTTGGCCCGCTCGGGGGAGAAGATCTTGCTGACCCAGGTGGGGGAACCCTTGAGGCCGATGCTCTGTTCGTCGAGCCCAAGGGTCTGGTTGTTCCAGACCTCCACCGTCGCTTCCGCCGCCGCCAGCCGCATGGAGACCTTTGGGTAGCGGGGTCGGTTCAGTTCACGCACGACGGTGAGCATGGCCGGCAGGGTGGTTTCCACGATTTCGTGGCGCCCTTCCAGTTTGCGGCTGACACGGATCTTCCCCCCCGCTGCATCCAGGTTCTCGATCCGGTCCACGAGGGTGAGCTGCCGGAAGTTGAGGCGGCTGGCGATACCCGGCCCCACCTGGGCGGTATCGCCGTCGATGGTCTGCTTGCCACAGAGTACGAGGCTGACCTTGTCCACCTCATCGTGCAGCTTGCGGATGGCGGCGGAAAGGACGTTGCTGGTGGCCAGGGTATCGGCACCGCCGAAGACCCGGTCGGACAGGAGGATG contains the following coding sequences:
- a CDS encoding DsbC family protein, with protein sequence MKWLMRILLPFAFVSTAYGFGTGTEGCSGNCIACHTIKKEEVVALVKNVDPATTVESVGPSPVRGLFEIIIRHNDSTGIIYLDFSKKFLIAGRILDTGSKKDVTATALNRVRRIDPSKLPLDNALVLGNATGSRNIYVFTDPECPFCAKFHRELVALTKEDPQLGVRIILTPLDIHPRASAVTNSILCAAQDGMDKGLRLLEESFNGTAIADITCGRDYAEEGKTLFKELRIRMTPTTVLSDGRVVDGVKTGAEIEKLFDDTEHGVITEKPQ
- a CDS encoding MFS transporter: MAQQATRFYGWTLVGMFFGIYFLNATFPYVGASVINSYMAESIGITKSIVGLGFSLFVLSSALSGPLVAYCVNKKGIRFTLASGGLIVAFGALLMALTVSKGWQYVLTFGVVIGTGVGLGTVIPIQTGVTNWFVRRRALAMSIALSAAGFGSFIAAPLLNKIIAASNGNWKNGWLVVVATGLAAATIAAGGVRNTPASMGQFPDGVPPGKSSENTARNAQVRSSRIYQSSEFWPVREVLKTKIFWLIIIASFSFLAVFNTCVAHGVIHLRSLGHSPQFAALSAGLLLLCSVGGKLFAGILGDRIEPRFILSAAVFSTLLGAVALANATNTAVVYLYACCVGVGFGASFVAMPTILANYYGVKSFAPLMGVALPLTNGGSAIAPLLAGIVYDRFGSYVLALYGGATIALLGAILVLFAKPPVSNAVVTVESKLDDKIGADFS
- a CDS encoding class I adenylate-forming enzyme family protein, coding for MTENTGLTTFSEAGDTPELIANSVGKKFNEGCDIKIVDIKSRLELPCGQQGEILTRGWNVTPGYYNNPDQYAKSFDKDGWFLTGDLGEMDENGYLKLTGRLKELIISGGLNIDPLEVEQIITQHPAVACCFAVGLPDKRMGELVGVFVILKEGIQADANDIIAFCEGKIGKYKIPRYLKFVTESQIPRTAVGKVQKFKLREIGVKEFNLPSTN
- a CDS encoding AMP-binding protein; translated protein: MDIMDYCNLNQAQLLHETVSKVDRDKTAIIFKDRILSWGELRELSSKLAKALLRAGIKKGDRVGIMMTNIPEWIVVRNAVAWIGAWLVPINTRYKTHELEMILSSGEVNALFIMDTAVGIDFIELLYTVCPGLSGFAPGKIALPELPYLQTVICLSPNNHGGMFRFSDFLESGQGISDKDLNAAMTAVTPHDVSTVLFTSGTTGVPKGVLTTHHQSNRVFAKMGKVFQLAENDAILGCTPFFTNFGLLTTIKLGELFGTRIVIFETFNTAEIIEGVQKHNITMFAGTPAMFTMLMNDGDFSPAKFMSMRVGDIGGAPYTPTLGQRNHGKIWHVPVCCLRNDRKYRVDNLFRSWRYAGTYCQLGRQKIQRRV
- a CDS encoding PaaI family thioesterase produces the protein MENSALLTELERSFTEKNYQTWLGVRLVRHKPGFVHLELPVRPEFLNTLGTVHGGFLANLADSALCSAILSELPPGITCSSIEIKVNYLLPVRGNILRADASVIRRGKNIGVSRAELFAPDGALAAVATGTFMIQSLSSFSCLPRVD
- a CDS encoding ferritin-like domain-containing protein, producing MYENKDEGVFETVLKKAVKFETDNIHNYLDAMNIVRNEWAKKTLRRVALAKLVHKNRLEKALIKGRLESSALTRPVPTMNLHYVLPKKMLHSDSDAREALAYAIHVEKGAIDFYNHMANESGGAQNDVLFGQLLAEESLHLQILEDLYEEYFLPEN
- a CDS encoding (Fe-S)-binding protein, producing the protein MTPNPTIFIPLLLVSLGIFAWGCWRRLSLVAVGTGEDRFDNPGRRMVEMLRYAFGQKRVVARPFGINHAVIFWSFLVLLIANGEFLLDGVFPAVALDKLPAGIYHPLMLLLDIVSLLALVAVCVAAVRRVASPPYPEARTVEAFVILGLIAILMLAYFGLHGAEIALGNGAAARFMPVSSVVAGLLQASPLAFSLQSAAWFCWWAHAVALLLFMAYLPNSKHLHILTAIPNCFFRRLEQPNTQPREEFAVGKKFGVARVDRFSWKDLLDSLSCTECGRCQNACPAGITGKPLNPRGIIHEIKVNLLGNGHHLKNGLKPELPLIGEGGGSCPEGAIWSCTTCGACMEACPVFIEHVPKIVQMRRHLVEEDVRFPEELLNLFENMEGRSNPWGIAPTERTKWTVTLDVKPYEAGKTEYLFYVGCAGSFDSRNKHVTVALAQLLDRAGVSWGVLGKDEKCCGDGVRRLGNEYLFDKMAKENVELFKQKGITKVVTQCPHCFSTLKNDYRQYGLELEVIHHAELLRDLVKEGRLKLDTAAALGATVFHDSCYLGRHNDVYDAPRDVIRAATGSAPADMERNRNNAFCCGAGGGRMWMEEHTGKRINLERVEEALRQKPDTICVSCPYCMTMFEDGLKDVKAENVRVRDVAEVLAEGLRA
- a CDS encoding IS481-like element ISGme9 family transposase; protein product: MEDKNKQLRVLAVQRFRNGETPESICTSLGKSRSWLYKWVARQNGDDPVWSDERSRCPQSMPNRTTAEIEEIVKMVRLNLYNKGLFCGAQAILWELEDLGVKPLPSTRTINRILARNELTHRRTGKYEAKGTLYPVLPSALPNQTHQADLVGPCYLTGPIRFYSLNVVDTATVRCGLHSSRSKAGQMVIDGLWEVWKRLGIPERLQVDNAMSFFGSPTHPRGMGPLIRLCLHNDVEPWFIPMAEPWRNGMIEKFNDRYQQRFLGKVIMTSEEELKVGSLTFEQRHNSKYRYSKLKGSTPLKALATSHVQLRFPTEDEPPRHRLKKPEVGKYHAVRLIRSDLKLNIFGECFSVPPETALEYVVATIDVKEQKLKLFLDKNQVEEFDYKLR
- a CDS encoding electron transfer flavoprotein subunit alpha, producing MTEAKRPMKKPRGVAQLIAGACIACGARCQSVCPVNCVDMNDAGEPVVNSAKCIGCQKCVKICPATALEMYFTPEERKILDELAAQGDPVEEEIDPEAAALAEKLAAYRGVWVFIEQTEGEPVRVSWELLGVGKELAAKLGVELCAMVIGENVEHLCREAFAYGARKAYLVDAPVFKHYRTESYVEACCHLIAKYKPEVILMGATGMGRDLAGAVATRVSTGLTADCTGLDIDGKRNLMQTRPAFGGNIMATIMCDKFRPQMATVRPNVMPMPEHTGSTAGEIVREEFSVPEANIFTKVIEIIRDAKSKSHVDIAGADFIVSGGRGVMAPENFAMLQELADELCGVVGASRSAVDAGWMPQERQVGQTGKTVRPKIYIACGISGAIQHLVGMQDSDVVIAINRDRNAPIFEVATYGIVGDLFQIVPMLTEQIRDLKLQKNRD
- a CDS encoding electron transfer flavoprotein subunit beta/FixA family protein — translated: MLIVVCIKQVPDTTQVQIDPVTNTLVREGIPFIVNPYDTHALEEALRLKDRFGYRVAALSMGPPNAEATLKKALALGVDRAILLSDRVFGGADTLATSNVLSAAIRKLHDEVDKVSLVLCGKQTIDGDTAQVGPGIASRLNFRQLTLVDRIENLDAAGGKIRVSRKLEGRHEIVETTLPAMLTVVRELNRPRYPKVSMRLAAAEATVEVWNNQTLGLDEQSIGLKGSPTWVSKIFSPERAKGEILGDGIAEPAAATRMLIDRLLSKDLLAL